One window of Longimicrobium sp. genomic DNA carries:
- a CDS encoding sigma-54 dependent transcriptional regulator, with amino-acid sequence MADVVLITTDDLEPAVRLRGAFEEDGLRVELLAAGETVADALGEPILLVITGGLRERRARQLIGQARDRGRIPVIGLTEPTEPSGREVCRQLGVSECFPKPIDPEEVAMIGRRLIQREELREITGIVGETEEMEGVLERIVQIAPVNSTVLILGESGTGKELVARGIHALSPRRHRPFIAVNVAALPETLLESELFGHEKGAFTGAASLRKGFFELANGGTIFLDEIGEMPLSTQTKLLRVLEEREFRRVGGEDVLRVDVRVLAATNRDLREQVATGQFRRDLYHRLNVLRIDLPALRERRADIPRLIDRFIREFSAEHDRPFMGIDPEAVRVLVEYDWPGNVRELRNLVESMVVLAPGRVIRPEDIPAEVRYSRGQRSLMPVPMPAMRPAASTAVTAEANGRPPPELEFIFRTLFDMRMDLDDLRREFEIYKQRQREPVTIPGVAIGGPVPAALGWAPPPPPEPEPPEERGVVVFRPGMTMQDLEREAIGAALREARGNRRRAAEMLGIGERTLYRKLKEYQLEA; translated from the coding sequence TTGGCCGACGTCGTACTGATCACCACCGATGACCTGGAGCCGGCCGTCCGGCTGCGCGGCGCGTTCGAGGAGGACGGGCTGCGCGTGGAGCTGCTGGCGGCCGGCGAGACCGTGGCCGACGCGCTGGGCGAGCCCATCCTGCTGGTGATCACCGGCGGCCTGCGCGAGCGCCGCGCCCGCCAGCTCATCGGCCAGGCGCGCGACCGCGGCCGCATCCCCGTGATCGGGCTGACGGAGCCGACCGAGCCGTCCGGCCGCGAGGTGTGCCGCCAGCTGGGGGTCAGCGAGTGCTTCCCCAAGCCGATCGACCCCGAAGAGGTGGCGATGATCGGCCGGCGGCTGATCCAGCGCGAGGAGCTGCGCGAGATCACCGGCATCGTGGGCGAGACGGAGGAGATGGAGGGTGTCCTGGAGCGCATCGTCCAGATCGCCCCGGTGAACTCCACCGTGCTGATCCTGGGCGAGAGCGGGACGGGGAAGGAGCTGGTGGCGCGCGGGATCCACGCGCTCAGCCCGCGTCGGCACCGCCCGTTCATCGCCGTCAACGTCGCGGCGCTGCCCGAGACGCTGCTGGAAAGCGAGCTGTTCGGCCACGAGAAGGGCGCGTTCACCGGCGCGGCCAGCCTGCGCAAGGGGTTCTTCGAGCTGGCCAACGGCGGCACGATCTTCCTGGACGAGATCGGCGAGATGCCGCTGTCGACGCAGACCAAGCTCCTGCGCGTGCTGGAGGAGCGCGAGTTCCGGCGCGTGGGCGGCGAGGACGTGCTGCGCGTGGACGTCCGCGTTCTCGCCGCGACGAACCGCGACCTCCGCGAGCAGGTGGCCACGGGACAGTTCCGGCGCGACCTCTACCACCGCCTGAACGTCCTGCGCATCGACCTCCCCGCGCTGCGCGAGCGGCGGGCCGACATCCCGCGGCTGATCGACCGCTTCATCCGCGAGTTCAGCGCCGAGCACGACCGCCCGTTCATGGGGATCGACCCCGAGGCGGTGCGCGTCCTGGTCGAGTACGACTGGCCGGGGAACGTGCGCGAGCTGCGCAACCTGGTGGAGAGCATGGTGGTGCTCGCCCCGGGCCGGGTGATCCGCCCCGAGGACATCCCGGCCGAGGTGCGCTACAGCCGCGGCCAGCGCTCGCTGATGCCGGTGCCCATGCCCGCCATGCGACCCGCCGCATCGACCGCGGTGACGGCGGAGGCGAACGGGAGGCCGCCGCCCGAGCTGGAGTTCATCTTCCGCACGCTGTTCGACATGCGGATGGACCTGGACGACCTGCGGCGCGAGTTCGAGATCTACAAGCAGCGCCAGCGCGAGCCGGTGACGATCCCGGGCGTGGCGATCGGCGGCCCGGTGCCGGCCGCGCTGGGGTGGGCGCCGCCCCCGCCGCCCGAGCCGGAGCCGCCCGAGGAGCGCGGCGTGGTCGTCTTCCGCCCGGGAATGACGATGCAGGACCTGGAGCGTGAGGCCATCGGCGCGGCGCTGCGCGAGGCCCGCGGCAATCGCCGCCGCGCCGCGGAGATGCTGGGCATCGGCGAGCGCACGCTCTACCGCAAGCTCAAGGAGTACCAGCTCGAGGCGTGA
- a CDS encoding cyclic nucleotide-binding domain-containing protein: MPVPPYLGEFADEDAEWFYSVGERRRVRTGEVVIAEGETPEHIHFVLEGEFVVSSETLGDPEVARVGPGELLGEMSYINREPAGGSVIATKDGVLLSVRRADIDAKIEADPAFGSRFRKVISEFAVTRMYRYPRRNREDAADPPRDEESYLRVTELIEKLLRGEF; this comes from the coding sequence TTGCCCGTACCCCCCTATCTGGGCGAGTTCGCCGACGAGGACGCGGAATGGTTCTATTCGGTGGGAGAGCGGCGGCGGGTGCGCACCGGAGAGGTCGTCATCGCCGAGGGCGAGACCCCTGAGCACATCCATTTCGTGCTCGAGGGCGAGTTCGTCGTCTCGTCGGAAACGCTGGGCGATCCGGAGGTCGCGCGGGTGGGCCCGGGCGAGCTGCTGGGCGAGATGTCGTACATCAACCGCGAGCCCGCGGGCGGTTCGGTGATCGCCACGAAGGACGGCGTGCTGCTGAGCGTGCGCCGCGCGGACATCGACGCCAAGATCGAGGCCGACCCGGCGTTCGGGAGCCGCTTCCGCAAGGTGATCTCGGAGTTCGCGGTCACGCGGATGTACCGCTATCCGCGCCGGAACCGGGAGGACGCGGCCGACCCGCCGCGCGACGAAGAATCCTACCTGCGCGTGACCGAGCTCATCGAGAAGCTCCTGCGCGGCGAGTTCTGA
- the aceA gene encoding isocitrate lyase: MSRESFEQQVRELEIQWLTDGRWQGITRGYSAADVVRLRGSVRVEQTLARRGAERLWRRLHQDDAVRTFGALTGAQAVQMVKAGLEAIYLSGWQVAGDNNLSSQTYPDQSLYPSNSVPAVVRRLNNALMRADQVEWCEGDGEAKRDWLVPIVADAEAGFGGPLHAFELTKSMIEAGAAGVHFEDQLASEKKCGHLGGKVLVPTSQFVRTLAAARLAADVLDTPAVLIARTDADSASLLTSDIDERDRAFCTGERTAEGYYRVRSGLDAAIARGLAYAPYADLIWCETSTPDLDEARRFAEGIHARFPGKMLAYNCSPSFNWRKNLDAHTIARFQAELNAMGYKFQFVTLAGWHLINLHTFELAKGYAEEGMPAYVALQDHEFAREADGYTATKHQREVGAGYFDKVLMTVTGGEASTAALTGSTEQAQFA; this comes from the coding sequence ATGAGCCGGGAGAGCTTCGAACAGCAGGTGCGCGAGCTGGAGATCCAGTGGCTGACCGACGGCCGCTGGCAGGGGATCACCCGCGGCTACAGCGCGGCCGACGTGGTGCGGCTGCGGGGATCGGTGCGGGTGGAGCAGACGCTCGCCAGGCGCGGCGCCGAACGGCTGTGGCGGCGGCTGCATCAGGACGACGCGGTGCGCACCTTCGGCGCGCTGACCGGCGCGCAGGCGGTGCAGATGGTGAAGGCCGGGCTCGAGGCGATCTACCTCTCCGGCTGGCAGGTGGCGGGCGACAACAACCTCTCGTCGCAGACCTACCCCGACCAGAGCCTGTATCCGTCCAACTCCGTCCCCGCGGTCGTCCGCCGGCTGAACAACGCGCTGATGCGCGCCGACCAGGTGGAGTGGTGCGAGGGCGACGGCGAGGCGAAGCGCGACTGGCTCGTCCCCATCGTGGCCGACGCCGAGGCGGGGTTCGGCGGGCCGCTGCACGCCTTCGAGCTGACGAAGTCGATGATCGAGGCGGGCGCGGCGGGCGTGCACTTCGAGGACCAGCTGGCCAGCGAGAAGAAGTGCGGCCACCTGGGCGGCAAGGTGCTCGTCCCCACCTCGCAGTTCGTGCGCACCCTCGCCGCGGCGCGGCTGGCGGCCGACGTGCTGGACACGCCGGCGGTGCTGATCGCGCGCACCGACGCCGACAGCGCCTCGCTGCTCACCAGCGACATCGACGAGCGCGACCGCGCCTTCTGCACCGGCGAGCGGACGGCGGAGGGGTACTACCGCGTGCGCAGCGGGCTCGACGCGGCCATCGCCCGCGGGCTGGCCTACGCGCCGTACGCCGACCTGATCTGGTGCGAGACCAGCACCCCCGACCTGGACGAGGCGCGCCGCTTCGCCGAGGGGATCCACGCCCGGTTCCCCGGGAAGATGCTGGCCTACAACTGCTCGCCCTCGTTCAACTGGCGGAAGAACCTCGACGCGCACACCATCGCCCGCTTCCAGGCCGAGCTGAACGCGATGGGCTACAAGTTCCAGTTCGTCACCCTGGCCGGGTGGCACCTGATCAACCTGCACACCTTCGAGCTGGCGAAGGGGTACGCCGAGGAGGGGATGCCCGCCTACGTGGCCCTGCAGGACCACGAGTTCGCGCGCGAGGCCGACGGCTACACCGCCACGAAGCACCAGCGCGAGGTCGGTGCCGGCTACTTCGACAAGGTGCTGATGACCGTCACCGGCGGCGAGGCCTCGACCGCGGCGCTCACCGGCAGCACCGAGCAGGCCCAGTTCGCCTGA
- the aceB gene encoding malate synthase A: MISATAGSEVEGVTFVCEDIEACERVLTPEAVEFVARLHRQFNPRRIELLRRRDRRQALIDSGAMPEFLAETEPVRQGDWKVGPCPPDLQDRRVEITGPVDAKMVINALNSGASCFMADFEDALSPTWRNVLEGQDNLQKAVRRTLSFTSPEGKSYQLGEKLAVLLVRPRGWHLVERHVTVDGEAISASLFDFGLYFFHNARELLGRGTGPYFYLPKMESHLEARLWNDVFVAAQEALGIPVGTIRATVLIETILAAFEMDEILYELRDHAAGLNAGRWDYIFSLIKKFRNREDAVMPDRAQVTMAVPFMRAYCDLLVKTCHRRGAHAMGGMAAFIPSRRDAEVNRVALAKVREDKERETSQGFDGTWVAHPDLVPVAKEIFDRHLGEKPNQKDVLREDVSVEARDLISCGIAGGEVTEGGIRNNVSVALQYLEAWLQGNGAVGINNLMEDAATAEISRAQLWQWIRHRTPITDDGDGDGMMTPDDYCRIRDEEVAKLKAGRGAETPQLDQAVKLLDDLVLGDEFQSFLTIPAYQLLS, translated from the coding sequence ATGATCTCCGCTACCGCGGGCAGCGAAGTCGAAGGCGTGACCTTCGTCTGCGAAGACATCGAGGCGTGCGAGCGCGTGCTCACCCCCGAGGCGGTGGAGTTCGTCGCCCGGCTGCACCGGCAGTTCAATCCCCGCCGCATCGAGCTCCTCCGCCGGCGCGACAGGCGGCAGGCGCTGATCGACTCCGGCGCCATGCCCGAGTTCCTCGCGGAGACCGAGCCGGTGCGGCAGGGCGACTGGAAGGTGGGCCCCTGCCCGCCCGACCTGCAGGACCGCCGGGTGGAGATCACCGGGCCGGTGGACGCCAAGATGGTGATCAACGCGCTGAACTCGGGCGCCAGCTGCTTCATGGCCGACTTCGAGGACGCGCTCTCGCCCACCTGGCGCAACGTGCTCGAGGGGCAGGACAACCTGCAGAAGGCCGTCCGCCGCACCCTCTCCTTCACCAGTCCCGAGGGGAAGTCGTACCAGCTGGGCGAGAAGCTGGCCGTGCTCCTCGTCCGCCCGCGCGGATGGCATCTCGTCGAGCGCCACGTGACGGTGGACGGCGAGGCCATCTCCGCGTCGCTGTTCGACTTCGGGCTCTACTTCTTCCACAACGCGCGCGAGCTGCTGGGCCGGGGGACCGGGCCGTACTTCTATCTCCCCAAGATGGAGAGCCACCTCGAGGCGCGGCTCTGGAACGACGTGTTTGTGGCCGCGCAGGAGGCGCTGGGGATTCCCGTGGGCACCATCCGCGCGACGGTGCTGATCGAGACCATCCTGGCCGCGTTCGAGATGGACGAGATCCTGTACGAGCTGCGCGACCACGCCGCCGGGCTCAATGCCGGGCGGTGGGACTACATCTTCTCGCTGATCAAGAAGTTCCGGAACCGCGAGGACGCGGTGATGCCCGACCGCGCGCAGGTGACCATGGCCGTCCCCTTCATGCGCGCGTACTGCGACCTGCTCGTGAAGACCTGCCACCGCCGCGGCGCGCACGCCATGGGCGGGATGGCCGCCTTCATCCCCAGCCGCCGCGACGCCGAGGTCAACCGCGTCGCGCTGGCGAAGGTGCGCGAGGACAAGGAGCGCGAGACGAGCCAGGGGTTCGACGGCACCTGGGTGGCGCATCCCGACCTCGTTCCCGTGGCGAAGGAGATCTTCGACCGGCACCTGGGCGAGAAGCCGAACCAGAAGGACGTGCTGCGCGAGGACGTCTCCGTCGAGGCGCGCGACCTGATCTCCTGCGGGATCGCGGGGGGAGAGGTGACCGAGGGCGGCATCCGCAACAACGTCTCGGTGGCCCTGCAGTACCTCGAGGCGTGGCTGCAGGGGAACGGCGCGGTGGGGATCAACAACCTGATGGAAGACGCGGCCACGGCGGAGATCAGCCGCGCGCAGCTCTGGCAGTGGATCCGCCACCGCACGCCCATCACTGACGATGGCGACGGTGACGGGATGATGACGCCGGACGACTACTGCCGCATCCGCGACGAGGAGGTGGCGAAGCTGAAGGCGGGGCGCGGCGCGGAGACGCCGCAGCTGGACCAGGCGGTCAAGCTGCTCGACGACCTGGTGCTCGGCGACGAGTTCCAGTCGTTCCTCACCATCCCGGCCTACCAGCTCCTGAGCTGA
- a CDS encoding SMC family ATPase — protein sequence MRLVSLRMKNFRQHADTAIDFRPGLTGIIGPNGSGKSTILEAIAWAIYGSQAARGTNETIRFARAQPRSRVEVDLRFALGEQEYRVVRSMHSAEVYLDSGPQPVAATLAGVSVYLQQRLGMTREEFFNTYFTGQKELQFLAAMGPAERGRFLSQVLGYERLRRAQDLVRERKAELRAEIRGLKSSIGDLNELVDARIAAAKRSQDALDEWNAAQKSTEQLLADLKAFLPKWEAAQAARDRHRELTHAIDAADRDRTAARRDVDRATAGLREVAAAEEKLAPLREQLEPLPALRVEAERWIELRQQEERRNGVARRLEEVEAELERCRGEIEKRETAPELEKRFAEEIEHGTAERAQVSAELEEKRSGWLRDRQDAETKLQNIRDVAKDLQEQVRRIRKEGPEGKCPTCGRPLGAGYAGMLEQLEDKFQEAKQDGIWWKSRSEQLQDKPDDVAELEAREKELTAQLEDRARKHARCQVAVQELDRLRKDLRERDRKRRELAEELQEIPTGYDRELHQQVQHALRHLEGLEKEEGRLGEIVGRREEWDRELAEASEREGAAAERHRERTAERDALGFSDEEFAGVKAEHEAAVERHRAAELLETEAKGAVRTAEQALQAAQRAEQQYHERAKEIVRQQGELDHLDELDEAYTELRGELNDQVRPELSEIASMFLAQLTDGRYTSMEIDESYEILVLDEGEEKPVISGGEEDIANLVLRLSLSQMIAERAGHPLSLLILDEVFGSLDVARRDNVVQLLHNLEDRFEQVILITHIEGIRESLDQVLRVEYDERSGTSIVREESTNPSDDTPLLAA from the coding sequence ATGCGCCTCGTCTCGCTGCGCATGAAGAACTTCCGCCAGCACGCGGACACGGCGATCGACTTCCGCCCCGGGCTGACGGGGATCATCGGCCCCAACGGCTCGGGGAAGTCGACCATCCTGGAGGCCATCGCTTGGGCCATCTACGGCTCGCAGGCGGCGCGGGGGACGAACGAGACCATCCGCTTCGCCCGCGCGCAGCCGCGCTCGCGCGTGGAGGTCGATCTCCGCTTCGCGCTGGGCGAGCAGGAGTACCGCGTCGTCCGCTCGATGCACTCGGCCGAGGTTTACCTCGACAGCGGCCCGCAGCCCGTCGCGGCGACGCTGGCCGGCGTGAGCGTCTATCTCCAGCAGCGGCTGGGGATGACGCGCGAGGAGTTCTTCAACACCTACTTCACCGGGCAGAAGGAGCTGCAGTTCCTGGCGGCGATGGGCCCCGCCGAGCGCGGGCGCTTCCTCTCCCAGGTGCTCGGCTACGAGCGGCTGCGCCGCGCGCAGGACCTGGTGCGCGAGCGCAAGGCCGAGCTGCGCGCCGAGATCCGCGGGCTGAAGTCCAGCATCGGCGACCTGAACGAGCTGGTGGACGCCCGCATCGCCGCCGCGAAGCGCAGCCAGGACGCGCTGGACGAGTGGAACGCGGCGCAGAAGTCGACGGAGCAGCTGCTCGCCGATCTCAAGGCCTTCCTGCCGAAGTGGGAGGCGGCGCAGGCCGCGCGCGATCGCCACCGCGAGCTGACGCACGCCATCGACGCGGCGGATCGCGACCGTACCGCCGCCCGCCGCGACGTGGACCGCGCTACGGCGGGGCTGCGCGAGGTGGCCGCGGCCGAGGAGAAGCTGGCGCCGCTGCGCGAGCAGCTGGAGCCGCTCCCCGCGTTGCGCGTGGAGGCCGAGCGCTGGATCGAGCTGCGCCAGCAGGAGGAGCGCCGCAACGGCGTGGCGCGGCGGCTGGAGGAGGTAGAGGCCGAGCTGGAGCGCTGCCGCGGCGAGATCGAGAAGCGCGAGACCGCGCCGGAGCTGGAGAAGCGCTTCGCGGAGGAGATCGAGCACGGGACGGCCGAGCGCGCCCAGGTGTCGGCCGAGCTGGAGGAGAAGCGGAGCGGCTGGCTGCGCGACCGGCAGGACGCCGAGACCAAGCTCCAGAACATCCGCGACGTCGCGAAGGATCTCCAGGAGCAGGTCCGCCGGATCCGCAAGGAGGGGCCGGAGGGGAAGTGCCCCACCTGCGGCCGCCCGCTCGGCGCCGGCTACGCGGGGATGCTGGAGCAGCTCGAGGACAAGTTCCAGGAGGCGAAGCAGGACGGCATCTGGTGGAAGAGCCGCTCCGAGCAGCTGCAGGACAAGCCCGACGACGTGGCCGAGCTGGAGGCGCGCGAGAAGGAGCTGACGGCGCAGCTCGAGGACCGCGCCCGCAAGCACGCGCGCTGCCAGGTGGCCGTGCAGGAGCTCGACCGGCTGCGCAAGGACCTCCGCGAGCGCGACCGCAAGCGCAGGGAGCTCGCCGAGGAGCTGCAGGAGATCCCCACCGGCTACGACCGCGAGCTGCACCAGCAGGTGCAGCACGCGCTCCGCCATCTCGAGGGGCTGGAGAAGGAGGAGGGGCGCCTCGGCGAGATCGTCGGCCGGCGCGAGGAGTGGGATCGCGAGCTGGCCGAGGCGAGCGAGCGCGAGGGCGCGGCCGCCGAGCGCCACCGCGAGCGCACCGCCGAGCGCGACGCGCTGGGGTTCAGCGACGAAGAGTTCGCGGGGGTGAAGGCCGAGCACGAGGCGGCGGTGGAGCGCCACCGCGCGGCCGAGCTGCTGGAGACGGAGGCGAAGGGCGCTGTCCGCACCGCCGAGCAGGCGCTGCAGGCCGCCCAGCGCGCCGAGCAGCAGTACCACGAGCGCGCCAAGGAGATCGTCAGGCAGCAGGGCGAGCTCGACCACCTCGACGAGCTCGACGAGGCGTACACCGAGCTTCGCGGCGAGCTGAACGACCAAGTGCGGCCGGAGCTGTCGGAGATCGCCTCGATGTTCCTGGCGCAGCTCACCGACGGCCGCTACACGTCGATGGAGATCGACGAGTCGTACGAGATCCTGGTCCTCGACGAGGGCGAGGAGAAGCCGGTGATCAGCGGCGGCGAGGAAGACATCGCCAACCTCGTCCTCCGCCTCTCGCTCTCGCAGATGATCGCGGAGCGGGCGGGACATCCCCTGTCGCTGCTGATCCTGGACGAGGTCTTCGGCTCGCTGGACGTGGCGCGGAGGGACAACGTGGTGCAGCTGCTGCACAACCTGGAGGACCGCTTCGAGCAGGTGATCCTGATCACCCACATCGAGGGGATCCGCGAGAGCCTCGATCAGGTGCTGCGCGTGGAGTACGACGAGCGCAGCGGCACCAGCATCGTGCGCGAGGAATCCACCAACCCGAGCGACGACACCCCGCTGCTGGCGGCGTAG
- a CDS encoding exonuclease SbcCD subunit D, protein MKIAHLADLHLGYRAYHRVTSRGVNQREADVAQAFRHAVARVVELRPDLVVVAGDVFHTVRPSNTAIAEAFRQFSVLSERLPGTPVVMIAGNHDSPRSADTGNILSLFREIENLHVVYEECRAVVLPEIETSVLCMPHVSLAAEHQTVMEPDPKAKHNVLLIHAEVMGKDGEPRYRTEFGGAQVPESAIRPKAWTYVALGHHHMAEPLAENVWYAGGIERTSAFIWQERTAKGFLLYDTETGIADFQPVETRAILDLPRIEAKGLSPQEIDEKIRLSVEKIEDGIRSKIIRLVVLDVPRAVVRELNHRRIREWKAEALHFHLDVRPPEVRRRAPSGAPVRRQTLREQVESYLGRWKPTRPDISTERLVEMGGEYIERTAEGS, encoded by the coding sequence GTGAAGATCGCACACCTGGCCGACCTGCACCTGGGGTACCGCGCCTACCACCGCGTCACCAGCCGCGGCGTGAACCAGCGCGAGGCCGACGTGGCCCAGGCCTTCCGCCACGCCGTGGCGCGGGTCGTGGAGCTGCGTCCGGACCTGGTGGTGGTGGCCGGCGACGTGTTCCACACCGTGCGCCCCAGCAACACCGCCATCGCCGAGGCGTTCCGCCAGTTCTCCGTCCTCTCCGAGCGCCTCCCCGGCACGCCAGTGGTGATGATCGCAGGCAACCACGACTCGCCGCGCTCGGCCGACACGGGGAACATCCTCTCGCTCTTCCGCGAGATCGAGAACCTGCACGTGGTCTACGAGGAATGCCGCGCGGTGGTGCTGCCGGAGATCGAGACGTCGGTGCTGTGCATGCCGCACGTCTCCCTGGCCGCCGAGCACCAGACGGTGATGGAGCCGGACCCGAAGGCGAAGCACAACGTCCTCCTGATCCACGCGGAGGTGATGGGGAAGGACGGCGAGCCGCGCTACCGCACCGAGTTCGGCGGCGCGCAGGTGCCCGAGAGCGCCATCCGGCCGAAGGCGTGGACGTACGTCGCGCTGGGCCACCACCACATGGCCGAGCCGCTGGCCGAGAACGTCTGGTACGCGGGGGGGATCGAGCGCACCTCGGCGTTCATCTGGCAGGAGCGGACCGCGAAGGGGTTCCTCCTCTACGACACGGAAACGGGGATCGCCGACTTCCAGCCGGTGGAGACGCGGGCCATCCTCGACCTCCCCCGCATCGAGGCCAAGGGGCTGTCGCCGCAGGAGATCGACGAGAAGATCCGGCTCTCCGTGGAGAAGATCGAGGACGGGATCCGCAGCAAGATCATCCGCCTGGTCGTGCTCGACGTTCCCCGCGCGGTGGTGCGCGAGCTGAACCACCGCCGCATCCGCGAGTGGAAGGCCGAGGCGCTGCACTTCCACCTCGACGTCCGTCCCCCCGAGGTGCGCCGCCGCGCCCCGTCGGGCGCGCCGGTGCGGCGGCAGACGCTGCGCGAGCAGGTGGAGAGCTACCTGGGGCGCTGGAAGCCGACGCGCCCCGACATCAGCACCGAGCGGCTGGTGGAGATGGGCGGCGAGTACATCGAGCGCACGGCGGAGGGGAGCTGA